One segment of Meriones unguiculatus strain TT.TT164.6M chromosome X, Bangor_MerUng_6.1, whole genome shotgun sequence DNA contains the following:
- the LOC110544339 gene encoding ferritin heavy polypeptide-like 17E — protein MAEASSQVQQNSDLDCEDAVNAHIQLQLYASNVYKSMAFYFDHNDVALGNLKHFFLSKSHNCKAGAEMFVYLQKERGGRVVSHDIGRPEGESWHGALQALECVLRLEKIIHKSLLNLHELAKAENDAQLCHFLEQHCLDAQVQVLKELCDYSANLHQMGALEQNLAENFFGKLSLS, from the coding sequence ATGGCTGAAGCGTCCTCTCAAGTGCAACAGAACTCTGACCTTGACTGCGAGGATGCAGTCAACGCCCATATCCAGCTGCAGCTCTATGCCTCGAATGTGTACAAGTCTATGGCCTTCTACTTTGACCATAATGATGTGGCCCTGGGGAACTTAAAGCACTTCTTCTTGAGCAAGTCACACAACTGCAAGGCTGGTGCCGAGATGTTCGTGTACCTTCAGAAAGAGCGTGGAGGCCGCGTTGTCTCTCATGACATCGGGAGACCAGAAGGTGAGAGTTGGCACGGGGCCCTTCAGGCCTTGGAGTGCGTCTTGCGCTTGGAGAAAATCATCCACAAGAGCCTGCTGAACCTGCATGAATTGGCCAAGGCAGAAAACGACGCCCAGCTCTGCCATTTCCTGGAGCAACACTGTCTGGATGCGCAGGTCCAAGTTCTGAAGGAGCTGTGCGATTACTCGGCTAACCTGCATCAGATGGGGGCTCTGGAGCAGAACTTGGCTGAGAACTTCTTTGGCAAGCTCAGCCTGTCATAA